From a single Eleginops maclovinus isolate JMC-PN-2008 ecotype Puerto Natales chromosome 20, JC_Emac_rtc_rv5, whole genome shotgun sequence genomic region:
- the cstf1 gene encoding cleavage stimulation factor subunit 1: MFRPKPTLKDRQHLYKLIISQLLYDGYTSIANNLINEVKPQNVVSPSEQLMQLAKTGMENDDSAVQYAIGRSDTVAPGVGIDLEFDADVQTMSPEASEYETCYVTSHKGPCRVASYSRDGQLIATGSADASIKILDTERMLAKSAMPIEVMMNETAQQNMENHPVIRTLYDHVDEVTCLAFHPTEQILASGSRDYTLKLFDYSKPSAKRAFKYIQEAEMLRSISFHPSGDFLLVGTQHPTLRLYDVNTFQCFVSCNPLDQHTDTISGVSYNPSANSYVSCSKDGSIKLWDGVSNRCVTTFEKAHDGAEVCSAIFSKNSKYIMSSGKDSVVKLWEISTGRTLVKYTGAGLSGRQMHRTQGVFNHTEDYVLLPDERTISLCCWDSRTAERKNLLSLGHNNIVRCIVHSPTNPGFMTCSDDFRARFWYRRTTTD, from the exons ATGTTCCGTCCCAAACCCACTCTGAAGGACCGACAGCACCTGTACAAGCTGATCATCAGCCAGCTGCTGTATGACGGATACACTAGCATTGCCAACAATCTGATCAATGAGGTGAAGCCTCAGAACGTGGTGTCGCCCTCTGAGCAGCTGATGCAGCTGGCTAAAACAG GGATGGAGAATGATGACAGTGCAGTCCAGTATGCTATTGGGCGCTCAGATACAGTGGCGCCTGGTGTGGGGATTGATCTGGAATTTGATGCTGATGTCCAGACCATGTCTCCAGAGGCATCAGAGTATGAGACCTGCTACGTAACATCACATAAGGGTCCCTGTCGTGTGGCTTCATACAGCCGCGATGGCCAGCTGATTGCCACTGGCTCTGCTGATGCTTCCATCAAGATCCTGGATACTGAACGCATGCTGGCCAAGAGCGCTATGCCTATTGAG GTGATGATGAATGAGACAGCGCAGCAAAATATGGAGAATCACCCTGTGATACGAACACTGTATGACCACGTGGATGAAGTCACCTGCCTCGCCTTCCATCCGACCGAACAGATTTTAGCTTCTGGATCAAGAGATTACACCCTCAAACTGTTTGACTACTCCAAGCCCTCTGCAAAAAGagcatttaaatacatacag GAAGCAGAAATGCTGCGTTCAATCTCCTTTCATCCGTCCGGTGACTTCCTGCTGGTTGGAACGCAGCACCCCACACTCCGCCTTTATGACGTCAACACCTTTCAGTGCTTTGTGTCCTGCAACCCGCTGgatcaacacacagacaccatCAGTGGTGTGAGTTACAACCCCAGTGCTAACAGCTACGTCTCCTGCAGCAAGGACGGCAGCATCAAGCTTTGGGATGGCGTCTCCAACCGCTGCGTGACCACGTTTGAGAAGGCCCACGATGGAGCCGAGGTCTGCTCCGCCATCTTCTCCAAGAACTCCAAGTACATTATGTCCAGTGGCAAGGACTCTGTGGTAAAACTGTGGGAGATCTCCACAGGCCGGACGCTGGTcaaatacacag gtgcGGGGCTGAGCGGCCGTCAGATGCACAGGACCCAGGGCGTGTTTAACCACACGGAGGACTACGTGCTGCTGCCAGACGAGCGCACCATCAGTCTGTGCTGCTGGGACTCGCGCACGGCCGAGAGGAAGAACCTGCTGTCCCTGGGACACAACAACATTGTGCGCTGCATCGTGCACTCACCCACCAACCCTGGCTTCATGACTTGCAGCGACGACTTCAGGGCCCGCTTCTGGTACCGCCGCACCACCACGGACTGA